The Glycine soja cultivar W05 chromosome 9, ASM419377v2, whole genome shotgun sequence sequence TGATGTTTTCTCTCATTCTTTCTCAAATTTGTTCTCACTCATCTCCAAAAACATATACACCAAGGATCATGAATACAAGTTTTATAGATTATTTTCATAAAGACAAATGGCAATGTTAGTTTCTCTaggatttttatattattaatagatAAAAGAGACTAAATTACATTAATATCATTTTTGGGTCATCATGGCATATATTATTGTGAAGTATATATCTTCCCTAATGACTATTTTTCATCAATCAACCTAGTTGATTATCTTTAGTaagattttttctcttaatcatGTCTTTCAtcacaaaaatatgattatgaAATGATTAAAATCTTgttataaaattagaatttaggTAGAATGTACTGAATAAATTATGTTATCAACTAATTATCACTCTatgtataacttttaaaataattattaaaggtCAACAATTTTATGATAAGAatttatgaatataaaattCTTTACAATTCCATGCATTCtagttaatttcttaaaaattataaaagtgtcATTTTAGTCATGAGATTACCAAAGATCAGTAATTAGTCCTTATTGttaaaatttcagaactaaatgtttatgtaattaattaaattatgcaTGCATTGTGCAGGGATTGATGCTAAATGGTCAAGAAGTGGCGGTTAAGAAGCTGTCATTGGAATCTAGGCAAGGAGTTAGAGAATTCACCAATGAAGTCAGACTATTACTAAGAATTCAGCACAAGAACTTGGTTACATTACTGGGTTGTTGTGCAGAAGGGCCTGAAAAGATGCTTGTATGAGTATCTTCCTAATTAAAGCCTTGATTGCTTTCTGTTTGGTATTGGGAAAAGATGTTTATTCACCTTTGTTCTGTGGTTGTTTGTGGGCAGTGATTGATTGACAACAGTTATAACATAACAAATTTCAGATAAGAGGAGGTCTTCATCTTTGAGCTGGGCAACGCGATTTAGAATAGTTGCAGGTGTGGCAAGAAGACTTCTCTACCTGCAGGAAGAGGCCTCGGAAAGAATTATTCATAGGGACATTAAAGCTAGTAACATATTGCTGAATGAGAAATTAAATCCTAAGATTATTTCCTTCTTGTTGTTGGTTATTAAGGTGTAGGTATCCATAtgcttttatatatttgatgaaTGCAGTGGTTACATGGGCCCTGAATATGCATTGCATGGATATCTGTCTGTGAAGACGGATGTTTTCAGTTATGGAGTCTTGCTGTTGGAAATAGTCAGTGGGAGAAAAAAACCATGATGTGCAGCTTGGTTCAGAAAAGGCAGTTCAATATATCATTAGAGTGGGGACTAAGCTCCAAGGGGTCTCCCATTAGGGGAATGCTTAAGCcttaatgttaaaaaaacagTTGCAAGAAAATGTTCCTTATCTTCAAGGGACAATCGAAGTATGCTTTTATTAAATAGGTTTGGTtggattatttttattattaaaagtttaaGTGAGTTAAATTCTAATAAGATTCTCACAATAAGATCCTTATGTCAACAGCAAAAGTGAACTCACATCCTTGTAAAATTGTTAGATGAATCAATAGTAATTTTAATCtgtcaaatttagaaaaaaactatttatatcAGGATCTTaacatgattatttatttaaatattcccATTAGTAGTGAAATGGATTGAAATAGTTTGCTTCTTATATCAATTAGATCCATCTTAAACTATTTTCTTACCCGCCCAATAACCTTCAAATGTGGGTCGGGTCTCGGGCCTTGGCTCAGCCATAAATGCATTGTACTATTCTATTTCAATCCATTTTACACGATTTTACTTCCCTTCCACCAATCTATACATAGCCTTAGGCATTTAGGCATTAGGTGATGGAGATGAATAAAAATCTTACTACGGCAACCTACAAGCAAACAGATTCGCTTCCATTCCAAAACAAAACACTGACATAAATAGTAGAAATACGGGCATCATttgttataagaaaatatatcaaattctaCATTGATAAACCAGGAGACAGTATTTTCTATAAGTACCACCCCTAAAGAAAATCCAGAATTAAAGCCAACTTAACAAAACCAGCATCCACCATATATAATTCAGAAACAAATGCAAAGCTAACAAATAGAACCTAAGCCTCGGTGGTAGGATACTCAAACACAATATCTTTGCCCGAAAGTTTCCTGTATACTGCAGCAAAAGTCTCCAATTTGTACTCGGTGTTGTTTCGCTCCTTGGGGTCCAAAAAGACCTATCCAGACAAGGACAACAATTTAAGAACGAGTATTCATTTTCTGATATTACATGCATATGCTCACATCAGCTTGGTTAACTAGagatgttttatttgaatctcAGTGGCTGATTGAACAAAATAATACTATAAGAATAACTTCTAAAGTTTTTTGGCTAGAATCTTTACCTTCATAATCTTGGAACCATCAATTTTATACCTAACACGCTTTCCAACAATCTCAGCAGGCAATACAATATCTTCCAGCATTGCCTCGTGTACAGCAGTGAGTGTTCGGGTGCGGGGACGCTGAACAGCAGAACCTTTCTTTGGTGGCCTCAATATCCTCCGGGTGGCAATCAGGATTACATCCTACACGTTTAAGGCTCCTTAATATAACAAAATGAATCATCacgcattaaaaaaaatacatgaatacTGGAAAAGGGAGACTATTTTCCCAAGGCTAATGTTATTTATGTCATTACTGCAACTGCACAACAACTAGCTGAATTTCAACTTTGAAGATGACTAAAACACTtccatgaaaaaataaaagcaactaAAGACACCATGGAGattaaaagagaatgaaaagaatagTTCAACAAGCATCCAAAACAAGGAGTAAAATAGTGAAGTAGCTGACATAGGAATGCAGAGAAACAGTCAGGCAAAAGAATATTggaaaaaatgataaagacaGCAAGAATAATTTCCAATCTAATGAATCCATATATAACTAAGGAACAAGGCTCTTCCTACCTTTCCACTAAACTTTTTCTCAAGTTCTCTCACAAGCCTGACATGAATCTTCCGGAATCCTTTCCTTAATCTGTAGGGGACATGGATAACCACAGCCTTGCGGTTCCCAGAAACATCAATTTGGCTGTAGATCATGAAAACTGATAGTCAAGAGACAAGCAAAAATCTCATTATCTTCACACAAACAACCATTAAGGCACGTTCTTACACAGCTGAGTTTATGTATAAATCTTTCAGATCACTTTTCAGCTCATTGTTGGTATTTTCCAGATCAAACAATGCCTGCAacaaatttttaacaaattaattggTCATTgcacttgaaagttgaaactgaTTAGCAGCTCCAAACCACATCAACAACAATAGTATAAAGAACCAAAATAAACCTGTCCGACTGATTCCTCAAATTCAGTTGGCTCAGCATCCTTATCCTTGTGGATTTTCTTCCTTGATGTGTACATCTTGACAACTGTAAACAAAGAACGGAATTAGGTGAATGCTGTTTTCAAAGTTGCATAAAATGAAAGTTCAATATGTAAACAGACAACAAGCACCAGCCCATCATGAAGTTTATATAGATTAATTGAAACTATATCAGATACCACACCGATACTAAAATAATGAAGAAACAAGTTGATCACGTTGTCAAATTCCTAGTTACATCTCCCATCATTTTCATCAACAAACTGCCGAGATTACAGGACATATCCAGTatgaataaacaaaatattttcagcATTGTCAAGATAACAACAGCCCTGGTGACAACAACTTATACTTCTTCTTATCAGTGTCATTTActgattttaaaattcaaacacTAGTTTGAAAGTACAATTATATGCTTATCCCATTTGATCAATACATAATGAGAGAAAGATGAACACCCATTTATGAATAAAACAATGCCAAAAACATAGTTACAACACCCAATAGTTACATTAAGCGTGACATAACAATTAAGCCTAACAATTAACCCAATAGTTAACGAGCACACATAAATAGAGTA is a genomic window containing:
- the LOC114425279 gene encoding 40S ribosomal protein S7; this translates as MYTSRKKIHKDKDAEPTEFEESVGQALFDLENTNNELKSDLKDLYINSAVQIDVSGNRKAVVIHVPYRLRKGFRKIHVRLVRELEKKFSGKDVILIATRRILRPPKKGSAVQRPRTRTLTAVHEAMLEDIVLPAEIVGKRVRYKIDGSKIMKVFLDPKERNNTEYKLETFAAVYRKLSGKDIVFEYPTTEA